In Silene latifolia isolate original U9 population chromosome 3, ASM4854445v1, whole genome shotgun sequence, a single window of DNA contains:
- the LOC141646731 gene encoding type I inositol polyphosphate 5-phosphatase 10 isoform X1 gives MAVYGIWSLRRIWVRRIYQIIDGLKMAMKFDEDRKSKSLIHKMFSAKERSRRAIKYTSVYSGFEQEEESLTGPGTDMATNQNIKNLKTFVATWNVGGRPPESGLNLNDFLQSDSPSDIYILGFQEIVPLNAGNVLVLEDNEPAAKWLALINQSLNGQKNLQFLRKAASLIDPKPNAKSPKLTATQSGSMFFQKYSLKAVSKQFRTESKKKLKTCNCVYELERRYNRDSCFRCQPGNISEDDMSSEEDDGPNGLVLSEVTNYSGHSQKYSLIVSKQMVGIYLTVWVKRELVQHISHLKTRLISRGIMGLGNKGCISVSMLLYSTSFCFICSHLASGEKEGDELRRNSDVIEILKHTYFPRRCKVPSSKIPERILDHDRIIWLGDLNYRIALSHTETLNLLKTGDWDALLSKDQLKIEREVGRVFKGWREGLIKFAPTYKYSYNSDTYLGETDIAPSKRRTPAWCDRILWKGDGIHQMSYERKDSSKYQFSDHRPVCATFYMEVLVACSLNIIKIGGEERSFS, from the exons ATGGCTG TTTATGGAATTTGGTCTCTTAGGAGAATTTGGGTCAGAAGAATTTATCAAATTATTGATGGTCTTAAGATGGCAATGAAATTTGATGAAGATAGGAAAAGTAAG TctttaattcacaaaatgttttCAGCAAAAGAAAGGAGTAGAAGAGCTATAAAATACACTTCTG TTTATTCCGGATTCGAGCAAG AGGAGGAGTCTTTGACGGGTCCAGGCACCGATATGGCGACAAATCAAAATATCAAGAACCTCAA GACTTTCGTAGCAACATGGAATGTCGGTGGAAGGCCTCCTGAAAGCGGGCTTAATCTCAATGATTTTCTTCAGAGTGATTCTCCTTCCGATATCTATATCTTGGG ATTTCAGGAGATTGTGCCGTTAAATGCTGGGAATGTGCTTGTTTTAGAAGACAACGAACCAGCAGCGAAATGGCTAGCTCTGATCAACCAGTCACTAAATGGGCAAAAAAACCTCCAATTCTTAAGAAAAGCGGCCTCACTAATAGATCCAAAGCCGAATGCAAAGAGTCCCAAACTAACAGCAACTCAAAGCGGTTCCATGTTCTTCCAAAAATACTCTCTTAAAGCTGTCAGTAAGCAATTCAGGACGGAAAGCAAAAAAAAGCTCAAGACTTGCAACTGTGTGTATGAACTAGAGAGAAGGTACAACCGGGATTCATGTTTCCGGTGTCAACCAGGCAACATTAGTGAGGACGATATGTCCTCGGAAGAAGATGATGGGCCTAATGGGCTTGTACTTTCAGAAGTTACGAATTACTCGGGTCATAGCCAGAAGTACAGTCTAATAGTGAGTAAGCAAATGGTTGGTATATATCTGACTGTTTGGGTTAAAAGAGAGCTTGTTCAGCATATCAGCCATTTAAAAACTCGTCTCATAAGTCGCGGAATCATGGGCTTAGGCAACAAG GGGTGCATCTCAGTGAGCATGCTGTTGTACTCGACGAGTTTTTGCTTCATATGCAGTCATCTTGCATCAGGCGAGAAAGAAGGAGACGAACTTAGAAGAAATTCAGACGTTATTGAAATTCTTAAACATACTTATTTTCCGAGGAGATGCAAAGTTCCGAGTAGCAAAATTCCCGAGAGAATATTGGACCATGA tcgGATCATCTGGCTAGGAGACTTGAATTACAGGATTGCTTTAAGTCATACTGAAACCTTGAACCTTTTGAAGACAGGGGACTGGGATGCCCTGCTCAGCAAGGATCAG CTGAAAATCGAGAGAGAAGTGGGACGAGTTTTCAAAGGATGGAGAGAAGGGCTAATTAAATTTGCTCCTACATACAAGTATTCTTACAACTCAGACACGTATCTCGGAGAGACGGACATAGCTCCGAGCAAAAGAAGAACTCCAGCATG GTGTGATAGAATATTATGGAAGGGAGACGGAATACACCAGATGTCCTACGAACGCAAGGACTCGAGCAAATATCAGTTTTCTGACCACCGCCCTGTCTGTGCAACATTTTATATGGAAGTTTTAGTAGCATGTAGTTTGAACATCATCAAAATCGGAGGGGAAGAACGCAGTTTCAGCTAG
- the LOC141646731 gene encoding type I inositol polyphosphate 5-phosphatase 10 isoform X2 codes for MAMKFDEDRKSKSLIHKMFSAKERSRRAIKYTSVYSGFEQEEESLTGPGTDMATNQNIKNLKTFVATWNVGGRPPESGLNLNDFLQSDSPSDIYILGFQEIVPLNAGNVLVLEDNEPAAKWLALINQSLNGQKNLQFLRKAASLIDPKPNAKSPKLTATQSGSMFFQKYSLKAVSKQFRTESKKKLKTCNCVYELERRYNRDSCFRCQPGNISEDDMSSEEDDGPNGLVLSEVTNYSGHSQKYSLIVSKQMVGIYLTVWVKRELVQHISHLKTRLISRGIMGLGNKGCISVSMLLYSTSFCFICSHLASGEKEGDELRRNSDVIEILKHTYFPRRCKVPSSKIPERILDHDRIIWLGDLNYRIALSHTETLNLLKTGDWDALLSKDQLKIEREVGRVFKGWREGLIKFAPTYKYSYNSDTYLGETDIAPSKRRTPAWCDRILWKGDGIHQMSYERKDSSKYQFSDHRPVCATFYMEVLVACSLNIIKIGGEERSFS; via the exons ATGGCAATGAAATTTGATGAAGATAGGAAAAGTAAG TctttaattcacaaaatgttttCAGCAAAAGAAAGGAGTAGAAGAGCTATAAAATACACTTCTG TTTATTCCGGATTCGAGCAAG AGGAGGAGTCTTTGACGGGTCCAGGCACCGATATGGCGACAAATCAAAATATCAAGAACCTCAA GACTTTCGTAGCAACATGGAATGTCGGTGGAAGGCCTCCTGAAAGCGGGCTTAATCTCAATGATTTTCTTCAGAGTGATTCTCCTTCCGATATCTATATCTTGGG ATTTCAGGAGATTGTGCCGTTAAATGCTGGGAATGTGCTTGTTTTAGAAGACAACGAACCAGCAGCGAAATGGCTAGCTCTGATCAACCAGTCACTAAATGGGCAAAAAAACCTCCAATTCTTAAGAAAAGCGGCCTCACTAATAGATCCAAAGCCGAATGCAAAGAGTCCCAAACTAACAGCAACTCAAAGCGGTTCCATGTTCTTCCAAAAATACTCTCTTAAAGCTGTCAGTAAGCAATTCAGGACGGAAAGCAAAAAAAAGCTCAAGACTTGCAACTGTGTGTATGAACTAGAGAGAAGGTACAACCGGGATTCATGTTTCCGGTGTCAACCAGGCAACATTAGTGAGGACGATATGTCCTCGGAAGAAGATGATGGGCCTAATGGGCTTGTACTTTCAGAAGTTACGAATTACTCGGGTCATAGCCAGAAGTACAGTCTAATAGTGAGTAAGCAAATGGTTGGTATATATCTGACTGTTTGGGTTAAAAGAGAGCTTGTTCAGCATATCAGCCATTTAAAAACTCGTCTCATAAGTCGCGGAATCATGGGCTTAGGCAACAAG GGGTGCATCTCAGTGAGCATGCTGTTGTACTCGACGAGTTTTTGCTTCATATGCAGTCATCTTGCATCAGGCGAGAAAGAAGGAGACGAACTTAGAAGAAATTCAGACGTTATTGAAATTCTTAAACATACTTATTTTCCGAGGAGATGCAAAGTTCCGAGTAGCAAAATTCCCGAGAGAATATTGGACCATGA tcgGATCATCTGGCTAGGAGACTTGAATTACAGGATTGCTTTAAGTCATACTGAAACCTTGAACCTTTTGAAGACAGGGGACTGGGATGCCCTGCTCAGCAAGGATCAG CTGAAAATCGAGAGAGAAGTGGGACGAGTTTTCAAAGGATGGAGAGAAGGGCTAATTAAATTTGCTCCTACATACAAGTATTCTTACAACTCAGACACGTATCTCGGAGAGACGGACATAGCTCCGAGCAAAAGAAGAACTCCAGCATG GTGTGATAGAATATTATGGAAGGGAGACGGAATACACCAGATGTCCTACGAACGCAAGGACTCGAGCAAATATCAGTTTTCTGACCACCGCCCTGTCTGTGCAACATTTTATATGGAAGTTTTAGTAGCATGTAGTTTGAACATCATCAAAATCGGAGGGGAAGAACGCAGTTTCAGCTAG
- the LOC141646731 gene encoding type I inositol polyphosphate 5-phosphatase 10 isoform X3, whose protein sequence is MKIGKSLIHKMFSAKERSRRAIKYTSVYSGFEQEEESLTGPGTDMATNQNIKNLKTFVATWNVGGRPPESGLNLNDFLQSDSPSDIYILGFQEIVPLNAGNVLVLEDNEPAAKWLALINQSLNGQKNLQFLRKAASLIDPKPNAKSPKLTATQSGSMFFQKYSLKAVSKQFRTESKKKLKTCNCVYELERRYNRDSCFRCQPGNISEDDMSSEEDDGPNGLVLSEVTNYSGHSQKYSLIVSKQMVGIYLTVWVKRELVQHISHLKTRLISRGIMGLGNKGCISVSMLLYSTSFCFICSHLASGEKEGDELRRNSDVIEILKHTYFPRRCKVPSSKIPERILDHDRIIWLGDLNYRIALSHTETLNLLKTGDWDALLSKDQLKIEREVGRVFKGWREGLIKFAPTYKYSYNSDTYLGETDIAPSKRRTPAWCDRILWKGDGIHQMSYERKDSSKYQFSDHRPVCATFYMEVLVACSLNIIKIGGEERSFS, encoded by the exons ATGAAGATAGGAAAA TctttaattcacaaaatgttttCAGCAAAAGAAAGGAGTAGAAGAGCTATAAAATACACTTCTG TTTATTCCGGATTCGAGCAAG AGGAGGAGTCTTTGACGGGTCCAGGCACCGATATGGCGACAAATCAAAATATCAAGAACCTCAA GACTTTCGTAGCAACATGGAATGTCGGTGGAAGGCCTCCTGAAAGCGGGCTTAATCTCAATGATTTTCTTCAGAGTGATTCTCCTTCCGATATCTATATCTTGGG ATTTCAGGAGATTGTGCCGTTAAATGCTGGGAATGTGCTTGTTTTAGAAGACAACGAACCAGCAGCGAAATGGCTAGCTCTGATCAACCAGTCACTAAATGGGCAAAAAAACCTCCAATTCTTAAGAAAAGCGGCCTCACTAATAGATCCAAAGCCGAATGCAAAGAGTCCCAAACTAACAGCAACTCAAAGCGGTTCCATGTTCTTCCAAAAATACTCTCTTAAAGCTGTCAGTAAGCAATTCAGGACGGAAAGCAAAAAAAAGCTCAAGACTTGCAACTGTGTGTATGAACTAGAGAGAAGGTACAACCGGGATTCATGTTTCCGGTGTCAACCAGGCAACATTAGTGAGGACGATATGTCCTCGGAAGAAGATGATGGGCCTAATGGGCTTGTACTTTCAGAAGTTACGAATTACTCGGGTCATAGCCAGAAGTACAGTCTAATAGTGAGTAAGCAAATGGTTGGTATATATCTGACTGTTTGGGTTAAAAGAGAGCTTGTTCAGCATATCAGCCATTTAAAAACTCGTCTCATAAGTCGCGGAATCATGGGCTTAGGCAACAAG GGGTGCATCTCAGTGAGCATGCTGTTGTACTCGACGAGTTTTTGCTTCATATGCAGTCATCTTGCATCAGGCGAGAAAGAAGGAGACGAACTTAGAAGAAATTCAGACGTTATTGAAATTCTTAAACATACTTATTTTCCGAGGAGATGCAAAGTTCCGAGTAGCAAAATTCCCGAGAGAATATTGGACCATGA tcgGATCATCTGGCTAGGAGACTTGAATTACAGGATTGCTTTAAGTCATACTGAAACCTTGAACCTTTTGAAGACAGGGGACTGGGATGCCCTGCTCAGCAAGGATCAG CTGAAAATCGAGAGAGAAGTGGGACGAGTTTTCAAAGGATGGAGAGAAGGGCTAATTAAATTTGCTCCTACATACAAGTATTCTTACAACTCAGACACGTATCTCGGAGAGACGGACATAGCTCCGAGCAAAAGAAGAACTCCAGCATG GTGTGATAGAATATTATGGAAGGGAGACGGAATACACCAGATGTCCTACGAACGCAAGGACTCGAGCAAATATCAGTTTTCTGACCACCGCCCTGTCTGTGCAACATTTTATATGGAAGTTTTAGTAGCATGTAGTTTGAACATCATCAAAATCGGAGGGGAAGAACGCAGTTTCAGCTAG